One region of Acomys russatus chromosome 8, mAcoRus1.1, whole genome shotgun sequence genomic DNA includes:
- the Ripply3 gene encoding protein ripply3, with the protein MRPEAVGSREARGRLCHCPGDDPGRPVLPRGPESPIPAPWRPWMPPPGDAELTRTGSPCQPCGNQQTVGSKGAFGFQHPVRLYLPISKRQEYLQSSGEKVLASFPVQATIHFYNDKSDSEEEEQQEEEEQQEEEAHCNHHQCQEAEAWPIHPQCWETESPGGKGRLGLASL; encoded by the exons ATGCGACCCGAGGCGGTTGGATCCCGGGAGGCGCGGGGACGCCTCTGCCACTGTCCCGGAGATGATCCCGGGAGGCCAGTGCTGCCGCGCGGGCCGGAAAG TCCCATCCCAGCCCCTTGGAGACCGTGGATGCCGCCTCCTGGAGATGCTGAGCTGACCAGAACTGGAAGTCCG tgTCAGCCTTGTGGGAACCAGCAAACTGTGGGGTCAAAGGGAGCCTTTGGGTTCCAGCATCCTGTCAG ACTTTACTTACCCATTTCAAAACGTCAAGAATACCTGCAGAGTTCTGGGGAAAAAGTGCTGGCCAGCTTCCCAGTGCAAGCCACCATTCATTTCTACAATGACAAGTCAGActcggaggaggaggagcagcaggaggaggaggagcagcaggaggaggaggcccaTTGCAACCATCATCagtgccaggaggcagaggcatggccCATCCATCCTCAGTGTTGGGAGACAGAAAGCCCAGGAGGAAAGGGCAGACTAGGACTGGCAAGCCTGTAG